One genomic segment of Methanorbis rubei includes these proteins:
- a CDS encoding nucleic acid-binding protein produces the protein MSEANSNFMSYEREPAKRVFAAELREATKTFKDTEDEKSPLYVLLPTGERCNRVLLVGTITQKDKVGDQNILYRARISDPTGLFFVTAGSYQPEAMHQLAKIDPEMPVFVAVIGKPSVYTSPDGKVFTSVRAESVLVVDQETRDLWILDTARATLERVDASLVEQPDADVFLARETYRFGPEHWRRMVYDALSRMMSI, from the coding sequence ATGAGCGAGGCTAATTCTAACTTTATGTCGTACGAACGTGAGCCGGCAAAACGGGTGTTTGCCGCAGAGCTGCGTGAGGCTACGAAGACGTTTAAGGATACTGAGGATGAAAAAAGTCCGCTGTATGTTCTTCTGCCGACCGGCGAGCGGTGTAACCGCGTTCTTTTGGTGGGTACGATTACCCAGAAGGACAAAGTGGGTGATCAGAATATTCTGTATCGTGCGCGGATCTCAGATCCGACCGGTCTATTCTTTGTGACGGCAGGGTCGTATCAGCCCGAGGCGATGCATCAGCTGGCGAAAATCGATCCTGAGATGCCGGTGTTTGTTGCGGTTATCGGAAAACCGAGTGTCTACACGTCGCCGGACGGGAAGGTTTTCACCTCGGTTCGTGCGGAGTCTGTGCTGGTTGTGGATCAGGAGACGCGCGACCTCTGGATTTTAGACACTGCTCGCGCGACACTGGAGAGAGTCGATGCTTCCTTGGTAGAACAGCCGGATGCGGATGTTTTTCTTGCGCGTGAGACGTATCGGTTTGGTCCGGAGCACTGGCGGCGTATGGTGTATGATGCTCTGAGCAGAATGATGAGTATCTGA